A stretch of DNA from Leptotrichia sp. oral taxon 215 str. W9775:
TTTTACATGAAATATTTGGAGTTAAGGAAATGAAAGTAAATTCATTTCATCATCAGGCTGTAAAAAAAGTGGCAGAAGGATATAGAGTTTCTGCAAAGGCAAAGGATGGAGTTGTAGAAGCAATTGAAGCGGAAAACTATCCATTCCTGGTGGGAGTGCAATGGCACCCTGAAATGTTGGTTAAAATGTATGAAGATATGAATAAGCTGTTCACAGTACTGGTGAATAAAGCAGAAGAAAGGATGGGATAAAATGGCAGAAAAGCAAAAAATGAAGTTCTGGTCAATAGTATTACTTACAATAAATTCAATAATAGGAACAGGGATATTCCTGTCTCCCGGAAGTGTGGCAAAATTATCGGGAAGTTTAGCCCCTTGGATTTATCTATGTGCGGCGGTATTTGCCTCTGTATTGGCAATAACTTTTGCATCGGCGGCAAAATATGTTACAAAAAATGGAGCGGCATACGCCTATTCGAAAGCGGCATTTGGAGAAAATGTTGGGTTATATGTAGGAATTACAAGATTCGTGGCGGCAAGTATTGCATGGGGAGTTATGGCTACAGGAGTAGTAAAAACAACTCTTTCTATATTTGGTTATGACAGTAATAACACTTTATATATAACAATTGGATTTCTTGTTTTAATGTTAATTCTTATGGTTATAAACTTAACAGGAAATGGAATACTTACATTTGTAAGTGACATTTCTACAATAGGAAAACTTTTAGCTCTTGGAATTACTATTATTGCAGGTATTGTTATTTTACTTCAGACGGGGCACACTAATCTTTCTGAAATAAATTTACTTAAAGATGCTTCAGGGGAAAATTTAATCCCAGCTATGACAGTTACAGGTTTTGTTACAGCAGTAATATCAGCATTCTATGCATTTACAGGATTTGAAAGTATCGGAAGTGGAGCAAGTGACATGGAAAACCCTGAAAAGAACTTGCCACGTGCAATTCCTCTGGCTATAGGAATTATAGCGGCTATATACTTTGGAATAGTTCTTGTTTCAATGTTTATAGACCCTAAGGCACTCATTACTTCTAAAGAGGTTGTTGTCCTGGCTTCAGTTTTTAAAAGTAAGATTATTTCAAATATAATAGTATATGGAGCACTTGTTTCAATGTTTGGTATAAATGTAGCGGCATCATTCCATACTCCAAGAATATTTGAAGCAATGGCAAAGGAAAAACAG
This window harbors:
- a CDS encoding APC family permease; protein product: MAEKQKMKFWSIVLLTINSIIGTGIFLSPGSVAKLSGSLAPWIYLCAAVFASVLAITFASAAKYVTKNGAAYAYSKAAFGENVGLYVGITRFVAASIAWGVMATGVVKTTLSIFGYDSNNTLYITIGFLVLMLILMVINLTGNGILTFVSDISTIGKLLALGITIIAGIVILLQTGHTNLSEINLLKDASGENLIPAMTVTGFVTAVISAFYAFTGFESIGSGASDMENPEKNLPRAIPLAIGIIAAIYFGIVLVSMFIDPKALITSKEVVVLASVFKSKIISNIIVYGALVSMFGINVAASFHTPRIFEAMAKEKQIPAYFDKRTSNGVPMRAFCITALLAIVIPMAFGYNMMGIMIISSISRFIQFIIVPLGVVLFFYGKNREEVLDAKKNFVTDVFFPLLSVVLTVFLLVKFNWVAQFSLKTESGDMVTNWYAISAMVIGYVVLPLVMFMFKKNEK